A stretch of the Desulfuromonadaceae bacterium genome encodes the following:
- a CDS encoding DUF11 domain-containing protein — translation MTSFGHDKQHGIKKIAARCSQRLFTLLLFSAALLLIAATHVHAWPADSDWIPIYRGTEMLSDDNDANPSSLDIVGDATNSAAYLFNDGNYMHFRIRLDADPMANATSLKQFGWGFLLDLNQNFDDYEFMIMLDGISDTMYLAQNTVQGTLGDPSDRPEIIRWQETLTYGNNFRVEVATTTFGNNADYFLDYAIPFSVFKSSMGLTDSSIISYFVGGSTSAQTLATDLAAGSDLYDSGSNFVLPSGTQPTTGSVHFVTDSSGTTDLTEFYAGATVYLQVIDADLNSAVTSIQTVTVSVTAPSGDSQSVTLTETGLDTGIFTGPLTTSDGSPTADDGILQTTPIEIVTVTYIDGADATTPVPLQNQPRTDTAQVLPAADIAVTKSVDHETPNEGETITYTIRATNNGPSNASGIQISDLLPSGVTYVSHSAPTGTSYNFDTGLWSAGSLTKDAFKELTITATVNSGTAQTTIRNIATRSAASQPDPNNANDSDFADISVTGADLSITKTVDNITPAVGSTVHFVITVTNNGTYPATNVVVTDILPTATWASLSNISVTQGTTSYGDGTFVWNVGTVAYPGPGNVATLEFDAKLAAASSGTTVTNTAAITAVDQKDPHPGDDVASVTLVVGGIDLSVTKVVTSPSPATPNVGDSVVFTITVSNNLTSSTEATGVEVSDLLSTGLTYVSATPSEGTYNSGIWSGLSLAPGESQTLDLTATVDSGTAGLTLTNTATISAYNEVDINTGNHSAAAAVAVKAADLSIVKTVDNPTPSDNTNVTFTIIVTNVGTTAASDISIYDLLPGQVTFVSSSADQGSYDDQVTHLWSGISLPVAGTATLTITAKVNLSQQDPKTFFNTAALNASTPEDSNATNDVSSTVVSVSGTDLGITKTMNTGYTNYPASPSTTQFLLTLTNYGPNPATNIKVKDTVPDGFSCASGTPSVGTFVTNKCEWTVSALAVDAVATLVLTSAITAPVGSTRTNQATITVADQADPNGGNNSATQLLYVGASDISVAKNVDNPTPNVGDSVTFTVTLTNNGSNNVTGLSLTDLLPTGLSYSSHSVSAGQYNAVTGLWDGIDLTYSVGPPEVKETATLTLTATVDSGTAGTVITNEAVFSPVGFLDPNTANDRASASIAVQQADIYIDKIADTLTPYSGETVTFTITAGNYGPDTATNLIVRDLLPTQPDSSATPSPVFSGVVSTPSQGTYNSTTGDWVIGTLAKNATATLTLTATVVPGSEGMNITNTASKVSADQTDVNTTNDSKTVAISPRLLTIDLRLTKSVNNATPDEGANVNFTLTLYNLHASVTATGIEVSDLLNPLVAGNNGFSFISATPAANYNTTTGIWSIPSLGPMSNTSLVLTAATLNGTGGTTITNLASITAHDQNDNDTTNNTASVDVAPVHVPKPSLTVLKAVYAESDPVNGTTNPFSIPGAIMRYEIQIFNSGNGSPDAASLIINDPIPANTALVVTDPPVTFVDGTPTSNLTVTYNSLGDATDHIDFCNGTDCTYTPTVDASGTDPAVKSIRITPAGTMNADSGSGSPNFKVMFKVLIQ, via the coding sequence ATGACTTCATTTGGGCATGACAAACAACACGGCATAAAGAAAATTGCGGCGCGATGCAGCCAGCGGCTCTTTACGCTGCTCCTTTTTTCAGCCGCATTGCTGCTGATTGCGGCGACGCATGTGCATGCCTGGCCAGCGGACAGCGACTGGATTCCGATCTATCGCGGAACCGAGATGCTCAGCGACGACAATGATGCCAATCCGAGCAGCCTCGACATCGTCGGCGATGCGACCAATTCTGCCGCGTATCTCTTCAACGATGGCAATTATATGCACTTCCGTATTCGTCTCGACGCCGATCCCATGGCAAATGCCACATCACTAAAGCAGTTCGGTTGGGGTTTTCTGCTCGATTTGAACCAGAACTTCGACGATTACGAATTCATGATCATGCTCGACGGCATATCTGACACCATGTACCTGGCCCAAAACACCGTACAGGGAACACTCGGAGACCCCTCGGACCGCCCCGAAATCATCCGCTGGCAGGAGACCCTCACCTACGGCAACAACTTCCGGGTAGAGGTCGCGACCACGACATTCGGTAACAACGCGGATTATTTTCTCGATTACGCCATTCCTTTTAGCGTCTTTAAAAGCAGCATGGGCCTCACGGACTCGTCGATTATCAGCTACTTTGTCGGCGGTTCCACTTCTGCTCAAACCCTTGCCACTGATTTGGCTGCCGGGTCGGATCTTTACGACAGTGGATCCAATTTTGTGCTGCCCAGTGGCACGCAACCCACCACCGGCAGTGTTCATTTTGTCACCGACAGCAGCGGCACAACAGACCTGACCGAGTTTTATGCCGGCGCCACCGTTTATCTTCAAGTGATTGACGCCGACCTCAACTCTGCGGTCACTTCAATCCAGACGGTCACCGTGTCGGTCACAGCACCGAGTGGTGATTCTCAATCAGTGACACTGACTGAAACCGGCCTCGATACGGGGATCTTCACCGGACCGTTGACAACATCGGACGGCTCACCGACAGCGGATGACGGAATATTGCAAACAACTCCGATTGAAATCGTTACCGTCACCTACATCGATGGGGCCGACGCGACCACCCCTGTCCCGTTGCAAAACCAGCCACGTACCGACACCGCCCAGGTCTTGCCAGCGGCGGACATTGCCGTGACAAAAAGTGTCGATCATGAGACGCCCAACGAGGGGGAAACGATCACCTATACCATCCGCGCCACCAATAACGGTCCAAGCAATGCCAGTGGCATCCAAATCAGCGATCTGCTGCCGAGCGGCGTCACCTACGTCTCCCACAGCGCCCCGACGGGTACCAGTTATAACTTCGACACCGGCCTGTGGTCCGCCGGGAGTCTGACCAAGGACGCTTTTAAAGAGTTGACCATTACCGCCACCGTCAACAGCGGCACCGCGCAGACCACCATCCGCAATATCGCTACGCGCTCGGCCGCATCTCAGCCAGATCCCAACAATGCCAACGATTCTGATTTCGCCGACATTTCGGTCACCGGCGCCGACCTGAGCATTACCAAGACAGTCGACAATATCACCCCGGCGGTTGGCAGCACGGTCCATTTCGTTATCACCGTCACCAACAACGGCACCTATCCGGCCACCAACGTGGTAGTCACCGATATTCTGCCCACCGCCACCTGGGCTTCATTGAGCAATATCAGTGTCACCCAGGGCACAACCAGCTACGGCGATGGCACCTTTGTCTGGAACGTCGGCACCGTCGCCTATCCCGGTCCCGGCAATGTTGCCACACTGGAATTTGACGCAAAGCTGGCCGCAGCGAGCAGCGGCACCACCGTAACCAACACGGCTGCGATAACGGCGGTCGATCAAAAAGATCCGCATCCTGGCGATGACGTTGCCAGTGTTACGCTGGTGGTCGGCGGCATCGATCTGTCAGTAACCAAGGTCGTGACTTCACCCAGCCCGGCGACCCCGAATGTCGGCGACAGCGTCGTTTTTACCATTACCGTCAGCAACAATTTAACGTCATCTACCGAGGCCACCGGGGTCGAGGTCAGCGATCTTCTCTCCACCGGTTTAACCTATGTGTCAGCCACGCCCAGTGAAGGGACCTACAACAGCGGTATATGGAGCGGGCTTAGCCTCGCACCCGGTGAAAGCCAGACCCTTGATTTAACCGCCACAGTCGACAGCGGCACCGCCGGACTTACCCTGACCAATACGGCAACCATCAGCGCCTACAACGAAGTTGACATCAACACCGGAAACCACAGTGCCGCTGCCGCCGTCGCGGTTAAAGCCGCTGATTTGAGCATTGTCAAAACAGTTGACAACCCCACCCCCAGTGATAACACAAATGTCACTTTTACCATCATCGTCACCAACGTCGGCACCACCGCAGCATCTGACATCAGCATTTACGATTTATTGCCCGGTCAGGTTACTTTTGTTTCGTCCAGTGCAGATCAGGGGAGCTACGATGATCAAGTAACCCATCTGTGGAGTGGCATTTCCCTGCCCGTCGCAGGCACCGCCACACTGACCATTACCGCCAAGGTCAATCTCTCTCAACAGGATCCCAAAACTTTCTTTAACACCGCCGCGCTCAATGCCAGCACCCCCGAAGATAGCAACGCTACCAACGACGTTTCTTCTACGGTGGTCAGCGTCAGTGGCACGGATCTGGGCATCACCAAGACGATGAACACCGGCTACACCAACTATCCGGCGAGTCCTTCGACCACCCAGTTCCTGCTCACCCTGACCAATTACGGGCCAAACCCTGCGACCAACATTAAAGTTAAAGACACCGTTCCGGACGGCTTCTCCTGCGCCTCAGGAACACCGTCAGTCGGAACCTTTGTCACCAACAAATGTGAATGGACGGTTTCCGCGCTCGCTGTCGATGCCGTTGCCACGTTGGTACTGACTTCAGCCATAACTGCTCCCGTCGGTTCTACCCGGACCAACCAGGCGACGATCACGGTCGCTGACCAGGCCGACCCCAACGGTGGCAACAATAGTGCCACCCAGCTTCTTTATGTCGGCGCGTCCGACATTTCCGTGGCTAAAAATGTCGACAACCCCACCCCCAATGTCGGCGACAGTGTCACCTTTACTGTCACCCTCACTAACAACGGCAGCAACAATGTCACCGGCCTCTCCCTGACCGACCTGCTGCCGACCGGCCTGAGCTACAGCAGCCATAGCGTCAGTGCAGGGCAGTACAACGCAGTCACCGGCCTCTGGGACGGCATCGATCTGACCTACAGTGTCGGCCCGCCGGAGGTGAAGGAGACCGCGACCCTGACCCTGACCGCCACCGTCGACAGCGGCACGGCCGGAACCGTCATCACCAATGAAGCGGTGTTTTCACCGGTGGGATTCCTTGATCCGAACACCGCCAATGACCGCGCATCGGCCAGCATTGCGGTACAACAAGCCGATATTTATATCGACAAAATTGCCGACACCCTGACTCCCTATAGTGGAGAAACAGTAACCTTTACCATCACCGCCGGCAACTACGGCCCCGATACCGCCACCAACCTGATCGTGCGTGATCTTCTGCCGACACAGCCCGACAGTTCGGCGACCCCTTCCCCGGTTTTTTCCGGCGTGGTGAGCACTCCGAGCCAGGGTACTTACAACAGCACCACCGGCGACTGGGTCATCGGTACCCTGGCAAAAAATGCCACCGCAACCCTGACCCTGACCGCCACCGTCGTCCCCGGCAGCGAAGGGATGAATATCACCAACACTGCCAGCAAGGTCAGCGCCGACCAGACCGATGTCAACACGACCAACGACAGCAAAACGGTTGCGATCAGTCCGCGTCTGTTAACCATCGATCTGCGCCTGACCAAAAGTGTCAATAACGCCACTCCCGATGAAGGGGCCAACGTCAACTTCACCCTGACCCTTTACAATCTGCACGCCTCGGTAACCGCCACCGGCATCGAGGTCAGCGACCTGCTCAACCCCCTGGTTGCAGGAAACAATGGTTTCAGCTTTATCTCTGCCACTCCGGCGGCAAACTACAACACCACCACCGGCATCTGGTCGATTCCATCACTTGGGCCGATGAGCAACACATCACTGGTGCTGACCGCAGCGACACTGAACGGCACTGGTGGCACCACCATCACCAACCTGGCGAGTATCACCGCTCATGACCAGAATGACAACGACACGACCAACAACACCGCCAGTGTCGATGTCGCTCCAGTGCATGTACCCAAGCCGAGTTTGACGGTTCTCAAGGCAGTATATGCGGAATCAGACCCCGTCAACGGTACAACCAATCCGTTTTCTATCCCTGGGGCAATCATGCGTTACGAAATTCAGATCTTCAATTCCGGTAACGGCTCCCCCGACGCGGCCAGTCTGATCATCAACGATCCGATTCCGGCAAACACCGCACTGGTGGTCACCGACCCGCCTGTCACTTTTGTTGATGGCACACCGACCAGCAACCTGACCGTGACCTATAACAGCCTGGGTGATGCGACCGACCATATCGATTTTTGTAATGGGACCGACTGCACCTATACGCCAACGGTCGATGCCAGCGGAACCGACCCGGCGGTCAAAAGCATCCGCATTACCCCCGCCGGGACGATGAATGCCGACAGCGGCAGCGGTTCACCAAACTTTAAAGTTATGTTCAAAGTTCTTATTCAGTAA
- a CDS encoding DUF11 domain-containing protein — protein MGTLVLALLLCPSISLALGTVAGTEIKSKATVSYQLGASTLTRESNEVTVTVAELIDLTVVSQDGGSLSVSPGATDRYLTFLLTNTGNGTETFNLSVNNALATEQFDPTLVNIYQDGNGNGSYDDAVTDPVVDALTLAPDATATLFIVNNIPTLRSDGTTLLVDGDIGTTTLAVASATGSGAAGTVIVDGGDGGAIDAILGNAFPVIISVDYVVSAVSVAIDKTLVVADPFGGTVPMPGATVTYSLVVTATGTGTATGLTITDPIPDNTTYQPGTLTLEGTALSDSAADDAGEATGTPVNLLTVRLGDMPAGTKTITFAVTIN, from the coding sequence TTGGGCACTCTTGTTCTGGCGTTACTCCTGTGCCCGTCCATCAGTTTGGCCCTTGGCACGGTGGCCGGCACAGAGATCAAAAGCAAGGCGACAGTCAGTTATCAGCTCGGTGCATCAACGCTCACCAGGGAAAGTAACGAGGTGACGGTGACGGTTGCCGAACTGATCGACCTCACCGTTGTGTCACAAGATGGTGGCAGCCTTTCCGTATCACCGGGCGCCACGGATCGGTATCTGACCTTTTTACTGACCAACACCGGTAATGGTACAGAAACCTTTAACCTCAGCGTGAACAACGCCCTCGCCACCGAACAGTTTGACCCGACCCTGGTCAATATTTATCAGGATGGCAACGGCAACGGCAGCTACGACGATGCCGTAACGGATCCCGTGGTTGATGCGCTCACGTTGGCCCCCGATGCCACAGCGACGCTCTTTATCGTCAACAATATTCCGACCCTGCGCAGCGATGGCACCACCTTGCTGGTGGACGGTGATATCGGCACGACAACTCTTGCCGTTGCCAGTGCCACCGGCAGCGGTGCGGCGGGGACGGTCATTGTCGATGGTGGTGACGGTGGCGCCATCGATGCGATCCTCGGCAACGCCTTTCCGGTCATCATATCGGTCGACTACGTTGTCAGTGCGGTCAGCGTTGCAATCGACAAAACTTTGGTGGTGGCCGACCCCTTCGGCGGAACCGTCCCGATGCCCGGCGCAACGGTCACCTATTCACTGGTCGTCACCGCGACCGGCACCGGAACAGCCACCGGCCTGACCATCACCGATCCGATTCCGGACAACACCACCTACCAACCCGGCACGTTGACCCTTGAGGGGACAGCGCTGTCGGATAGCGCCGCGGATGACGCGGGTGAAGCCACCGGCACGCCGGTGAATCTGCTCACCGTGCGTCTGGGCGACATGCCCGCCGGAACCAAAACGATTACCTTTGCCGTCACGATTAACTAA
- a CDS encoding DUF11 domain-containing protein, whose protein sequence is MKKMFIYLTLAVIGLLFVTGSALAAGTAAGTTVSNQATLDYKVGGVDQPQASSVEYIGGVATGDAATLFTVDRKVDLTVSTVGPAVTITPGGTAAATFTITNTGNDTQDIDLTLIDLDGVPNPFGGLLSDTIDAATISFYLETANVGFNSGDDTQVTHLNAVAPDTPQTVYMVITVANTVVQNDLAVYALRATARLNNGADTLGDALTNDANGNTIDGAAETVFVDGDGSDDTGGAGVPDAQHSVRTAFVVSTASLTVSKSVAVFDTGNLLPSDTYAIPGAVMTYTVNIANSGTETATGIVLVDQIPSGTSFYVSSGPTGGTVYAYSNQTPFNPSAPTWTETPGADANGVDTDVTAIKITVADIAGGANASVTFKVKIP, encoded by the coding sequence ATGAAAAAAATGTTTATCTATCTCACATTAGCAGTGATCGGACTGCTCTTTGTGACCGGTTCGGCCCTGGCGGCCGGAACCGCTGCGGGAACCACCGTCAGTAACCAGGCAACACTGGATTACAAGGTCGGCGGGGTCGATCAGCCCCAGGCCTCCTCCGTAGAATACATCGGAGGGGTTGCAACCGGTGATGCTGCCACCCTCTTTACGGTGGACCGCAAGGTTGACCTGACGGTTTCAACCGTCGGACCGGCAGTGACCATCACCCCCGGAGGGACCGCAGCCGCGACCTTCACCATCACCAATACCGGCAACGACACGCAGGATATCGACCTGACCCTCATCGACCTGGATGGTGTCCCCAATCCATTTGGCGGTTTGCTGTCAGACACTATCGATGCAGCCACCATCAGCTTTTATCTTGAAACAGCGAATGTGGGATTCAATTCAGGAGATGACACGCAGGTTACCCACCTGAATGCCGTCGCCCCGGATACACCACAGACGGTTTACATGGTCATTACCGTAGCAAACACTGTCGTCCAGAACGATCTCGCGGTTTATGCTTTGCGTGCAACCGCTCGCTTAAACAACGGTGCAGACACTCTGGGTGACGCATTGACCAACGACGCAAACGGCAACACCATTGATGGCGCCGCAGAGACCGTCTTCGTCGATGGTGATGGCAGCGATGACACGGGCGGTGCCGGAGTGCCGGATGCCCAGCACAGTGTCCGTACCGCTTTTGTCGTCAGCACGGCGAGCCTCACTGTCTCCAAATCCGTTGCAGTGTTCGATACCGGCAACTTATTACCTTCCGACACTTATGCCATCCCGGGTGCGGTCATGACTTATACCGTCAATATCGCCAACTCCGGGACAGAGACGGCAACCGGCATAGTCCTTGTCGATCAGATCCCCTCTGGCACCAGCTTCTACGTCAGTTCTGGGCCCACAGGCGGCACAGTTTACGCCTACAGTAATCAGACGCCCTTCAATCCATCTGCACCAACCTGGACTGAGACCCCTGGCGCCGACGCCAATGGAGTTGACACGGATGTCACCGCGATCAAGATCACTGTCGCTGACATTGCCGGGGGTGCCAACGCAAGCGTCACCTTCAAGGTAAAAATTCCTTGA